Proteins encoded by one window of Fusobacterium sp.:
- a CDS encoding YicC/YloC family endoribonuclease, producing MRSMTGYSKLTYQDESFAINMELKSVNNKNLNLKIKLPYNLNFLEGAIRTEIASKISRGSLDLKIEFEDKRELGKLFDYDRNLSSAYMNVLKEMENDFNEKFTNKMDILVRNLNVIQKNDFEIDESEYLTFILGKVNELLVPFIQTREDEGNRLKAYFLERIEVLEEKIIEIKQYKETVVKNYKEKLMERLDKIRGTIDFKEEDILKEILIFTDKSDISEEISRLDSHMEQLRKEMESKDTAVGKKMDFILQEIFRELNTTGVKCNLYDISKLIVECKNELEKIREQAMNIE from the coding sequence ATGAGAAGTATGACAGGATATTCAAAACTTACATATCAAGACGAAAGTTTTGCTATCAACATGGAACTTAAAAGTGTAAATAATAAAAATTTAAATTTGAAAATAAAACTTCCATACAATTTAAATTTTTTAGAAGGAGCAATAAGAACAGAAATTGCTTCAAAAATCAGCAGGGGTTCTTTAGATCTAAAAATAGAATTTGAAGATAAGAGGGAGCTTGGGAAACTTTTTGATTATGATAGAAATTTAAGCTCAGCTTATATGAATGTACTTAAAGAGATGGAAAATGATTTTAATGAAAAATTCACAAATAAAATGGATATTTTAGTTAGAAATTTAAATGTTATACAAAAAAATGATTTTGAGATTGATGAAAGTGAGTATTTAACTTTTATATTGGGAAAAGTTAATGAATTACTCGTTCCATTTATTCAAACTAGAGAAGATGAAGGGAACCGATTAAAAGCTTATTTTCTTGAAAGAATAGAAGTTCTTGAAGAAAAAATAATTGAAATAAAGCAATATAAAGAAACTGTAGTTAAAAATTATAAAGAAAAACTGATGGAAAGACTTGATAAAATAAGAGGAACAATAGATTTTAAAGAAGAGGATATTCTTAAAGAAATATTGATTTTTACTGATAAATCAGATATATCTGAAGAAATTTCAAGACTTGATAGCCATATGGAGCAGTTAAGGAAAGAAATGGAAAGCAAAGATACAGCAGTAGGAAAGAAAATGGATTTTATTCTTCAAGAAATATTTAGAGAGCTTAATACAACAGGGGTAAAATGTAATTTGTATGATATTTCAAAACTTATAGTAGAATGTAAGAATGAACTTGAAAAAATTAGAGAACAAGCCATGAATATCGAATAG
- the rpoC gene encoding DNA-directed RNA polymerase subunit beta' has product MGIRSFEKIRIRLASPEKIEEWSYGEITKPETINYRTLNPERDGLFCEKIFGPTKDWECACGKYKRMRYKGLVCEKCEVEVTRSKVRRERMGHISLAAPVSHIWYSKGTPNKMSLIIGLSPKELESVLYFARYIVTEAGESNLKEGKILTEKEYKLYKQLYGNKFEALMGAEAVLKLLEKTHLESLRDELEKELEDVTSSQKRKKVVKRLKIVRDFISSNNKPEWMILKNVPVIPADLRPMVQLDGGRFATSDLNDLYRRVINRNNRLKKLLEIKAPEIVVKNEKRMLQEAVDALIDNGRRGKPVVAQNNRELKSLSDMLKGKQGRFRQNLLGKRVDYSARSVIVVGPSLKMNQCGIPKKMALELYKPFIMRELVKRELASNIKTAKKLVEDADDKVWDVIEDVIQDHPVLLNRAPTLHRLSIQAFEPVLIEGKAIRLHPLVCSAFNADFDGDQMAVHLMLSPEAIMEAKLLMLAPNNIISPSNGEPIAVPSQDMVMGCFYMTKDRPGSKGEGKCFSNIDQALTAYNNEVLDTHAIIKVRIKDEIVETTPGRIMFNEMLPDVDKQYNVTFGKSQLKKLIARLYDEHGFAETAELINKIKDFGYHYGAMAGVSVGIEDLEIPEAKKEILAKADEEVAQIDADYKSGKIINEERYRKTIAVWSEATEAVTKAMMDGLDQFNPVYMMANSGARGNISQMRQLAAMRGNMADTQGRIIEVPIKANFREGLTVLEFFMSSHGARKGLADTALRTADSGYLTRRLVDISHEVIVNAEDCGSEQGIEVGELVSEGKVIEKLEERIRGRVLAEDLVHEGEVIATRNTMIGKELIEKISELGIRKVKIRSPLTCSLEKGVCKKCYGMDLSNHREILLGEAVGVIAAQSIGEPGTQLTMRTFHTGGVATAATVVSGIRAENAGKVVYRDIKILENDTTGEQTVVSQSAKIIIGNYDYEIPSGSILKVKEGEKAEIGTTLVTFDPFHIPIIADQDGRIEYRELYVKENYDEKYDVTEYMAIKPVESGDINPRVVIFDNDGNTKGSYTIPFGAYLMVREGEEVKKGQTIAKIIKEGAGTKDITGGLPRVQELFEARNPKGKAMLTDIEGKIEVTGKKKKGMRVIIVKSTTDPKDFREYLVPVGERLVVTDGMLVKAGDKITEGAISPFDVLNIKGLVAAEQFILESVQQVYRDQGVGVNDKHIEIIVKQMFKKVRIVDSGVSLFLEDEVVEKRIVDMENLRLKELGKPLIKYEPIIQGITKAAVNTGSFISAASFQETTKVLSNAAIEGKIDYLEGLKENVIIGKKIPAGTGFNAYRNVKAVEIENKELEEE; this is encoded by the coding sequence ATGGGAATAAGAAGTTTTGAAAAAATAAGAATTAGATTAGCATCCCCTGAAAAGATTGAAGAATGGTCATATGGGGAAATTACAAAACCTGAAACTATCAACTATAGAACTTTAAATCCAGAAAGAGATGGTCTGTTTTGTGAAAAAATATTTGGACCAACTAAAGACTGGGAATGTGCTTGTGGTAAGTACAAAAGAATGAGATATAAAGGTCTTGTTTGCGAAAAGTGTGAGGTAGAAGTAACTAGATCTAAAGTAAGAAGAGAGAGAATGGGACATATTTCCTTAGCTGCTCCAGTATCTCATATTTGGTATTCTAAAGGAACTCCAAATAAAATGTCACTTATTATTGGATTATCTCCAAAAGAATTAGAATCTGTATTATATTTTGCAAGATATATAGTAACAGAAGCTGGTGAAAGTAATTTAAAAGAAGGAAAAATACTTACTGAAAAAGAGTATAAATTATATAAACAATTATATGGAAATAAATTTGAAGCTTTAATGGGAGCAGAAGCAGTATTAAAGCTTCTTGAAAAAACTCATCTTGAGTCTTTGAGAGACGAATTAGAAAAAGAATTGGAAGATGTAACTTCTTCACAGAAAAGGAAGAAAGTAGTAAAAAGACTTAAAATAGTTAGAGATTTTATTTCTTCTAATAATAAGCCTGAGTGGATGATACTTAAAAATGTTCCTGTAATTCCAGCTGATTTGAGACCAATGGTACAATTAGATGGAGGAAGATTTGCTACTTCTGACTTAAACGACCTTTACAGAAGAGTTATTAATAGAAATAATAGACTTAAAAAACTTTTAGAGATAAAAGCTCCTGAAATAGTTGTAAAAAATGAAAAAAGAATGCTTCAGGAAGCTGTGGATGCTCTTATTGACAATGGAAGAAGGGGAAAACCAGTTGTTGCTCAAAATAATAGAGAGCTTAAATCTCTATCAGATATGCTAAAAGGTAAACAAGGTAGATTTAGACAAAATCTACTTGGAAAAAGGGTTGACTATTCAGCAAGGTCAGTTATTGTTGTTGGACCATCACTTAAGATGAATCAATGTGGTATTCCTAAGAAAATGGCTCTTGAACTTTATAAACCTTTTATTATGAGAGAACTTGTAAAAAGAGAACTTGCATCAAACATTAAAACTGCTAAGAAATTAGTTGAAGATGCAGATGATAAAGTATGGGATGTAATTGAAGATGTAATTCAAGATCATCCAGTATTATTGAACAGAGCTCCAACTCTTCATAGATTGTCTATTCAAGCTTTTGAACCTGTACTAATTGAAGGGAAGGCTATAAGACTTCATCCATTAGTATGTTCTGCATTTAATGCTGACTTTGATGGTGACCAAATGGCTGTTCACTTAATGTTATCACCAGAAGCTATAATGGAAGCAAAACTTCTTATGTTAGCTCCAAATAACATTATTTCTCCTTCTAATGGAGAACCAATAGCAGTACCTTCTCAAGATATGGTTATGGGATGTTTCTATATGACTAAAGATAGACCAGGATCAAAAGGTGAAGGAAAATGTTTCTCAAATATAGATCAAGCTCTTACAGCTTATAATAATGAAGTATTAGATACTCATGCTATAATTAAAGTAAGAATTAAAGATGAAATAGTAGAAACTACTCCTGGAAGAATTATGTTTAATGAAATGCTTCCTGATGTAGATAAACAATATAATGTAACATTTGGTAAATCACAACTAAAAAAACTTATTGCTAGATTATATGATGAGCATGGATTTGCAGAAACTGCAGAGCTGATTAATAAAATTAAAGATTTTGGATATCATTATGGTGCTATGGCAGGGGTTTCAGTAGGAATAGAAGATTTAGAAATTCCAGAGGCTAAAAAAGAAATACTTGCAAAAGCAGATGAAGAAGTAGCTCAGATAGATGCTGATTATAAATCAGGAAAGATTATCAATGAAGAAAGATATAGAAAAACTATTGCTGTCTGGTCTGAAGCTACTGAAGCAGTAACTAAAGCAATGATGGATGGACTTGATCAATTTAACCCAGTTTATATGATGGCGAACTCAGGAGCCAGAGGTAATATATCTCAGATGAGACAGCTAGCTGCCATGAGAGGTAACATGGCTGATACACAGGGAAGAATCATTGAAGTTCCTATTAAAGCAAATTTCCGTGAAGGATTGACAGTATTAGAATTCTTTATGTCATCACATGGAGCAAGAAAAGGACTGGCAGATACAGCTCTAAGAACTGCCGATTCAGGATATTTAACAAGAAGACTTGTTGATATTTCCCACGAAGTTATAGTAAATGCTGAAGATTGTGGAAGTGAACAAGGAATTGAAGTTGGAGAACTTGTATCAGAAGGTAAAGTTATTGAAAAATTAGAAGAAAGAATCAGAGGAAGAGTTCTTGCTGAAGATTTAGTACATGAAGGTGAAGTGATTGCTACTAGAAATACTATGATTGGAAAAGAACTTATAGAAAAAATAAGTGAGTTAGGGATAAGAAAAGTAAAAATCAGATCTCCATTAACTTGTTCACTTGAAAAAGGAGTATGTAAAAAATGTTATGGTATGGATTTATCTAACCACAGAGAAATACTTCTTGGTGAAGCAGTTGGAGTTATTGCAGCTCAATCAATCGGAGAACCAGGAACACAGCTTACAATGAGAACATTCCATACTGGAGGGGTTGCAACAGCAGCTACAGTAGTAAGTGGAATTAGAGCTGAAAATGCTGGTAAAGTTGTATATAGAGATATAAAAATTCTTGAGAATGATACTACTGGGGAACAAACAGTAGTAAGTCAGTCTGCTAAAATAATTATAGGAAACTATGATTATGAGATTCCGTCAGGGTCAATACTTAAAGTAAAAGAGGGAGAAAAGGCTGAAATAGGTACTACACTAGTAACATTTGATCCATTCCATATCCCTATTATAGCTGACCAAGATGGTAGAATAGAATATAGAGAACTTTATGTAAAAGAAAATTATGATGAAAAGTATGATGTTACTGAGTATATGGCTATCAAACCAGTTGAATCAGGAGATATCAACCCAAGAGTTGTAATATTCGATAATGATGGAAATACAAAAGGAAGTTACACTATCCCATTTGGAGCTTACTTAATGGTAAGAGAGGGAGAAGAAGTAAAAAAAGGTCAGACAATAGCTAAAATCATTAAAGAAGGTGCTGGAACAAAAGATATCACTGGAGGTCTTCCAAGAGTACAAGAGCTATTTGAAGCTAGAAATCCTAAAGGTAAAGCAATGCTTACTGATATAGAAGGTAAAATAGAAGTAACTGGTAAGAAAAAGAAAGGTATGAGAGTCATCATTGTAAAATCTACAACTGATCCAAAGGACTTCAGAGAATATTTAGTGCCAGTAGGAGAACGTCTGGTAGTAACTGATGGTATGCTTGTTAAAGCTGGAGATAAAATAACAGAAGGAGCGATTTCTCCATTTGACGTATTAAATATCAAAGGGCTTGTAGCTGCTGAACAGTTTATACTTGAGTCAGTACAACAAGTATATAGAGACCAAGGAGTTGGAGTTAACGACAAACATATAGAGATCATTGTTAAACAGATGTTTAAAAAAGTAAGAATTGTAGATTCTGGAGTATCATTATTCCTAGAAGATGAAGTTGTTGAAAAGAGAATTGTTGATATGGAAAATCTAAGATTAAAAGAGTTAGGAAAACCTTTAATCAAATATGAACCAATCATTCAAGGTATTACTAAAGCTGCTGTTAATACAGGAAGTTTTATATCAGCTGCCTCATTCCAAGAGACTACAAAAGTTCTTTCTAATGCAGCAATAGAAGGTAAAATTGACTATTTAGAAGGGTTAAAAGAAAATGTAATTATAGGTAAAAAAATACCAGCAGGAACTGGATTTAATGCTTACAGAAATGTAAAAGCAGTTGAAATTGAAAATAAAGAATTAGAAGAAGAATAA
- the rpoB gene encoding DNA-directed RNA polymerase subunit beta, producing the protein MGKLVERLNFGRIKERGTMPHFLEFQLDSYEDFLQAKEAPNNRKDKGLESAFREIFPVESSNGDIKLEYVSYELHEAEPPLNDELECKKRGKTYSTSLKVRLRLINKKSGNEIQESLVYFGEVPMMTERGTFIINGAERVVVSQLHRSPGVSFNKEINIQTGKDLFSGKIIPYKGTWLEFETDKNDFLSIKIDRKKKVLATVFLKAIDFFNNNTEIKDYFLETKELDLASIFQKYKNKDELLSVIRTRFEGSFVKEDIYDDETGEVIAEADAVIDEVLIEKMIEFKIEKVVYWEVKPEDKLLANTVLNDSTLTKEEAVTEVFKKLRPGDLVTVESARSLIRQMFFNPQRYDLEPVGRYKMNKRLKLNVPEDEILLTKDDIIGTMKYVINLNNGNGHTDDIDNLSNRRVRGVGELLLMQIKAGLSKMGKMVKEKMTVQDSETLTSQSLLNTRPLNALILDFFGSGQLSQFMDQSNPLAELTHKRRISALGPGGLSRERAGFEVRDVHDSHYGRICPIETPEGPNIGLIGSLAIYAKINKYGFIETPYVKVVDGKADFDQIDYLAADEEEGLFIAQADTKIGEDGALLGDVVCRFGHEIVGISGEKVDYLDISPKQVVSVSAGLIPFLEHDDANRALMGSNMQRQAVPLLRTEAPYIGTGLERKVAVDSGAVVISKTDGKVVYVDAQKIVIEDPEGKEYKYRMLNFERSNQSMCLHQTPLVSPGEEVKAGGVIADGPATRGGDLALGRNILMAFMPWEGYNYEDAILISDRLRKDDVFTSIHVEEYEIEARNTKLGDEEITREIPNISEEALRKLDSKGIITIGSEVGPGDILVGKTAPKGETEPPAEEKLLRAIFGEKARDVRDTSLRMPHGSKGTVVEILELSRENGDELKAGVNKAIRVLVAEKRKITVGDKMSGRHGNKGVVSRVLPAEDMPFLADGTHLDVVLNPLGVPSRMNIGQVLEVHLGMAMGNYNGGTHIATPVFDGASEEQVKDYLEKLGFPRSGKVDLYDGRTGEKFDNPVTVGRMYMLKLHHLVEDKMHARAIGPYSLVTQQPLGGKAQFGGQRLGEMEVWALEAYGASNILQEMLTVKSDDVTGRTKTYEAIIKGEEMPEPDLPESFKVLLKEFQALALDVELFDKDGNVINVDEELNKEDMTTEYSPLAEFKD; encoded by the coding sequence ATGATGAGCTTGAATGTAAAAAAAGAGGAAAAACTTATTCTACTTCTTTGAAAGTAAGATTAAGACTGATCAACAAGAAAAGTGGAAATGAGATACAGGAATCTTTAGTTTATTTTGGAGAAGTTCCAATGATGACAGAAAGAGGTACTTTCATAATCAATGGTGCTGAAAGAGTTGTTGTATCACAGCTGCATAGATCTCCAGGAGTTTCATTCAACAAAGAGATCAATATTCAAACAGGAAAAGATCTTTTCTCTGGAAAAATTATTCCATATAAAGGTACTTGGCTTGAGTTTGAAACAGATAAAAATGATTTCTTGAGTATAAAAATAGATAGAAAGAAAAAGGTATTAGCTACTGTATTCCTAAAGGCTATTGATTTTTTCAACAACAATACAGAGATAAAAGACTATTTCTTAGAAACTAAAGAATTAGATTTAGCCTCGATATTCCAAAAGTATAAAAACAAAGATGAGCTTTTAAGTGTAATAAGAACAAGATTTGAAGGAAGTTTTGTTAAAGAAGATATTTATGATGATGAAACTGGTGAAGTTATAGCAGAAGCAGATGCAGTTATAGATGAAGTTTTAATAGAAAAAATGATAGAATTCAAAATAGAAAAAGTTGTTTATTGGGAAGTAAAACCAGAAGATAAATTATTAGCTAATACTGTTTTGAATGATAGTACACTTACAAAAGAGGAAGCAGTAACAGAAGTATTTAAAAAATTGAGACCAGGTGATTTAGTAACAGTAGAATCTGCAAGGTCGCTTATCAGACAAATGTTCTTTAACCCTCAAAGATATGATCTTGAGCCAGTTGGAAGATATAAAATGAACAAAAGACTAAAACTTAATGTTCCAGAAGATGAAATATTATTAACTAAAGATGATATTATTGGAACAATGAAGTATGTTATTAATTTGAATAATGGAAATGGACATACTGATGATATAGATAATCTGTCTAATAGACGTGTTAGAGGTGTAGGAGAACTGTTATTGATGCAGATCAAAGCAGGGCTTTCTAAAATGGGTAAAATGGTAAAAGAGAAAATGACAGTTCAGGATTCTGAAACTTTAACTTCTCAATCTTTACTTAATACAAGACCATTGAATGCACTTATTTTAGATTTCTTTGGATCTGGGCAATTATCTCAATTTATGGACCAGTCTAATCCATTGGCAGAATTAACTCATAAGAGAAGAATCTCTGCTTTGGGACCTGGAGGTCTTTCAAGAGAGAGAGCTGGATTTGAAGTAAGAGACGTCCATGATTCACATTATGGAAGAATCTGTCCAATAGAAACACCAGAAGGACCAAACATCGGGCTTATAGGTTCATTAGCAATATATGCTAAAATAAATAAATATGGATTTATTGAAACTCCATATGTAAAAGTTGTTGATGGTAAAGCTGATTTTGATCAGATAGATTATCTTGCAGCTGATGAAGAAGAAGGATTATTCATTGCACAGGCCGATACAAAAATTGGAGAAGATGGAGCACTTCTTGGTGATGTTGTATGTAGATTTGGTCATGAGATTGTAGGTATTAGTGGTGAAAAAGTTGATTACTTGGATATCTCTCCTAAACAAGTGGTATCAGTATCAGCTGGATTAATACCATTCTTAGAACACGATGACGCCAACAGAGCACTGATGGGATCAAACATGCAAAGACAGGCTGTACCATTATTAAGAACTGAAGCACCATATATAGGAACTGGATTAGAAAGAAAAGTTGCTGTAGATTCTGGAGCTGTTGTTATTTCTAAAACTGATGGTAAAGTTGTATATGTAGATGCACAAAAGATAGTCATAGAAGATCCAGAAGGAAAAGAGTATAAGTATAGAATGCTTAATTTTGAAAGATCTAACCAATCTATGTGTTTACATCAAACACCACTTGTTTCTCCTGGAGAAGAAGTAAAAGCAGGAGGAGTAATAGCTGATGGACCAGCTACAAGAGGAGGAGATTTAGCACTTGGAAGAAATATTCTGATGGCATTTATGCCTTGGGAAGGATATAATTATGAGGATGCGATTCTAATATCTGATAGATTAAGAAAAGATGATGTATTTACATCTATTCATGTGGAAGAATATGAAATAGAAGCTAGAAATACTAAACTTGGAGATGAAGAAATAACTAGAGAAATACCTAATATCTCTGAGGAAGCTTTAAGAAAACTAGATTCTAAAGGTATAATAACTATTGGTTCAGAAGTTGGACCTGGAGATATACTTGTAGGTAAAACAGCTCCTAAAGGAGAAACAGAACCACCTGCAGAAGAAAAATTATTAAGGGCTATCTTTGGAGAAAAAGCAAGAGATGTAAGAGATACATCACTTAGAATGCCTCATGGGTCAAAAGGAACTGTAGTAGAAATTCTTGAACTTTCAAGAGAAAATGGAGATGAACTTAAAGCTGGAGTTAATAAAGCAATAAGAGTATTGGTCGCTGAGAAGAGAAAGATAACTGTTGGAGATAAAATGTCTGGACGTCATGGAAATAAAGGGGTTGTATCAAGAGTACTTCCTGCTGAAGATATGCCGTTCCTAGCAGATGGGACACATTTAGATGTTGTACTTAATCCACTTGGAGTACCTTCACGTATGAATATAGGACAAGTACTTGAAGTTCACTTAGGTATGGCTATGGGTAACTATAATGGTGGAACTCATATTGCTACACCAGTATTTGATGGTGCTTCTGAAGAACAAGTTAAAGATTATCTTGAAAAACTGGGATTCCCTAGAAGTGGTAAAGTTGATCTTTATGATGGAAGAACAGGAGAAAAATTTGATAATCCAGTAACAGTTGGAAGAATGTATATGCTTAAACTTCACCACTTGGTAGAAGATAAAATGCATGCCAGAGCGATTGGTCCTTATTCACTGGTTACACAACAACCATTGGGAGGAAAGGCTCAATTTGGAGGACAAAGACTTGGAGAGATGGAAGTTTGGGCATTGGAAGCATATGGTGCATCAAATATACTTCAAGAAATGCTTACTGTAAAATCAGATGATGTTACAGGAAGAACAAAAACATATGAAGCTATAATTAAAGGGGAAGAAATGCCTGAACCAGATTTACCAGAATCTTTCAAAGTATTATTGAAAGAATTCCAGGCATTAGCACTTGATGTTGAGTTATTTGACAAAGATGGCAATGTTATAAATGTAGATGAAGAGTTAAATAAAGAGGATATGACAACTGAGTATTCTCCTTTAGCTGAATTCAAAGATTAG